AGCAGCTTCTCCTGCGTGAAGGCGTGATTGGCGTATTTGACAAGCTTGGACGCAGGTATGGGCGGCCCGTGGTGCTTGGACGCGATCCAGTACGCGGCCGCACCCACTAGCTGCATGTTCTCCAGCGTCACGTTGCCTGTAGTCAGCACCGTGTCCAGGTACCACGCCGCGGTCTGAATGGTGGCTGGGTTGCCGTCTATGCCCTAAGTTTAATTCAATTCTCAATAACAAATATCACTATGAAACGTAATTCGTACTATTTTCTCTATAAAACAAATACGGAGATCTATTTTAGAAAACGAAACAGTTATGGTATTCATAGAAATCATAGAGCATCATTCGCTGTGAATAGGAATACAGGAGattatagttaattttaattaacgtaACACACATGATACATACGTTAATTTTCATCAACCAGTTGATAACGCACGCTCTCGTCTCGCTCTTCACCCGTGGAAGTGCCACTGCTTTCGTTTCGACTTGTAAGAGGTATAATAGAATTTCAGCCGTGTATTCTCTTTCCATACTAGCCATGTACGATTTttgtactgtaaattaaatgACACAAAACTTAAATAGTAATCCAACCATTACCATTACTTAACATTTACAAAATACAGAAATAAGAAATAGGTATATAGAAGGCGAATATTCAATCATTTTGTTAGTTATATTCTTACGTACATAAATCAGGTGACTGCATCCTCTCACGAACCGTTTGATTGAAATTAAGTCTCCGTTTTGCTCGGCCATCTACCCTTGCCTGATTTTCCAGTGGTGTTAAACCTTGCAGCTCCCTGCTATGAGGTCTCTTCAAGCTTCGCTTTATATTCTTCACCCTGGCTGGAACCAATTTGTTAAGACCCGGGGTACTTGCTGATAACTGTTTCTTATTAGCAAGACCATCTTTATCCTTTTCGTTTGTGTCATTTTCCTCATCACTGCTAATAGTAATGACGCTCGGCTCTGAAATTCTTCTCTTATCATCTTGGTACGCAACAGAGTTGAAATCTTCACAACCCCGTCGCACTGTTACGAATTTAGTGTCAATTTGAAAAGGACTCTTTGGTCTATTGAGAACGCTTTTATTTTGTGAATTGCTTGGGCCAGCCACGCATAGCAAATTCAAAGAGGACACATGATCATTGAGTCCATTAGGGCCAGCTAATGTATTCAATGGGGGTCTCTCGCTTAATTTTTTCAGCAATCGGTTCGGCAAAGGTGGCAGAGGTGCCAGTGGTATAGGAATCCTTGTTTTCGCTTTTGCATTTTCTTTGTCCATATTCCACAAAAGTCTAAAGCTATAAACActaattattttaccttattctTGTTCTATTGCACTTAGCTCCCAGGCACGACCAGCGCGACCGTTAATatgtttaagataaattatGCCAGGTAGGTGCATAAAAATCTCATAGCGGGGTTGGACTACccacattatttttcttatgaATTTAACCGTATTATTTTTGGTCACTGACTGGATTGTATTGTAAGCTATTTTATGTCGCTTTATTATAACAAATTCAGTGTTGTTATTGAGTAAAGCATAAACATTAAGAGGGAAGCAAATAGTAGTATAATATACAGGACAAAGAGAGCCCTCTCGTGAAACTTTTTTGTATCCATTTTGAAGCGCCACCTGTAATTCCTAGCAACGCACGCATGTTATGAACTCtcacttaacactaatcaataggTTAACGAGCCACATCAAGAGTATTTTGCTTtccacaatgtactatttcacttctacatattttccattctccattatttttttgtatgttattgacacaatgaaaaactaagtttataggtttttctttttacatttgCAACGctttaaaaatcttttaaaacgaaacctatgaacctagaatatattatgctgaagcgattgacacCAACATCAAAGCgatttgtttagatttagttagtgaaaaacgttttctcccgaaaaggattttcatagaaaaagtagtgttatttcgctagggtcgaaaagctattcttccctctcaaATTTAGTATACCTGAACTATGGAATGacatttctatgaaattgtaGGGAAAAAAGACAGATAATTATGATACCTACCTATCTAGAATATGTGTTCGATGCCATATAAACATTAGTGTTTAGAAGTTTGGTATTtatacaacgtgttacaccAGCCAATGAAAGTGGGGTGGGTACACGTTGtataagtcatactgagcaacttttactatgataccaacctcgaaatcgcgataaaaaattgactctcccataaAAGATATCAACaccagtatgacctatatacaACGTGTACCCACACTACTTTTAGTGGCTGGTGTAACACGTTGTATTAGCAAtgaataagttaaaaaaattatatttaggtacaatcttacacagatcgatctagcccTAAAGTAAGCAAAACTTGTAGTATGGGTCCTAGGCGACAATGTACATAtgtacgtatatagataaatacatacttatttacatagaaaacacccatgactcagaaaaaaaatctgtgttcatcacacaaataaatgcccttacagggaccatcgacttcataggcagggtctttacccactaggccagaccgatcatCAAACAATTGATTATATTCAAGGGGTAGTTAattcaataaggcttatgtggaggattaaactttatttcaataaaaataaatataatcttaatcACGATCACAACTgccactaaaataaataataccttaATCTAATTACTTAAACCTACGCTGTGTACTTTCAATTATCAAATGCTTCTGGTTTACTTTCTCATAGATTTAAGATTAAAAACAATTACAGTCAATTAAATTCACAGCAAAACATAATGCtccaaattgaaataaaaagatTCACAAAAACAAACAGTTGACTAACGGCTTATTGCTCCTGAATTGTACTCAAAAATAGTAATAGAAAATTAAGTCCTTTGTTTcttaaaataattgattaaatttCGAACGGCGTCGGTGCTTCTGGGTCTATGACTTTTCCAGCAATAACCACCAAGTTGTCAAGGCGATCAATGATGAAGAACATGAAGGGTCGGTCGACGCTGAAGCGGCGTGGTTCTTTGATGCTGGACAATGGGATGTTCTTAAGAGACTCCTGGACTGCGTTAATTGCTGAAAAATTAAACGTAAGAAAAGGTTATGACGTTATGAGTTCATTAACTATACTTTGTGTGTAATAAAGACTTCAAAATAAGATTTTAAGTAGCTTGAAACTGATTGTATGAGACCAatataaagaaagaaataaacgAATGATCCGTATCCATGCGTTGATAAGAAAGAATTCGTGCAAGTGAGGAAATTTACGTGCGTTACGTGTCGAACAGACGCCAAAGCTTATAAGGCTTTCAAATATCTATCTATACCTGACAGTTGTGACGCAGAGGTGTCCGCGTTGTCGACGCGAACCGCTACGTGCTGGACCAGCTCCTGCACGAAGAGTCCCTCCGCTGAAGAAACACCCGACAGCTCGGCGTCGCGGCTGAAGATGCTGCTCACTCCGAACTGCAATATCAATTATATATAAAGATACATTTTAACGTTTGCTACAACATAAAAATGTTCGTTCCGGTCAGTAAGATGGAGCCTCACGTATGTTTGTAAATACTTTATTGTCCATAATACAGGTGAAAACACAAgattaataaaaaccggccaagagcatgtcgggccacgctcagtgtagggttccgtagttactcttcggtcacaataagctaaactggagcttaaagtgtagttagtaaatggtacctttcacccgagttaaacaaataggcaaatttgcataatcagtacctaattaaagtaagtctttttactatgaagggaaaactttttgcgataactcaaaaacagctaaactgatcatgtccgctagttttcatttaatgtctttcttaagctctacttccacgattttttacatattttttggacctatggttcaaaagttagaggggggggacacattttttttttctttcggagcgattatctccgaatatactcactttatcaaaaaatgtttcttgaaaacccctatagttttgaaagacctttccaacgataccccacactctagggttgaagcgaaaaaaaaagttcaccctcactttacgtgtaggggaggtaccctaaacaaaattaaatttttagattttattgtacgactttgtcggctttattgatttatatatccatgccaaatttcagctttctagcactaacgaccacggagcaaagcctcggacagacagacagacagacagacagacagacagacagacagacagacagacagacagacggacatggcgaaactataagggttccgttttatgccatttggctacggaaccctaaaaatggtattTTATACTAGAAggatatatctatatatagaGATATACACTATATactagagagcttttcagtcgagtaccgtgcttacgcaacgaagcttgctgagttgcctaagtaaggtacgagattgaaaagctagaTTATATCACCATtgtttacaatactttttccATGCGTCATCTAAAACAATacttttattactataaaaccttAATAATCAATGagaattggtaagtatctcagtagacataaatgcgcgactcccgccccgcaCCCTGCGCCCCTTTAGTCTTTTCTATAGGACGTGGGTGGGTGGTGGGTGgacgcggcggcacgtgattagataaaattaatagtttttttactacagcgtatcgaaatgaattttataattaagttgcacatgaaaagtacgcaattatagtttagtatacgaaatcttattCAACCATTActgtcgacgagtagaaaaatatactttttgagTGAAATAGGTATGCCATTAAATGCGAAGTTCTTGTTTTAGTGTCTATCAAAGTCTAGAAAATCTGTCGCAAGGATGACATACTTATTAGCCCGCAAATCTCTAAGTATgatcttgataaaatattattaattaattgttaattcaataaaataccCTGGCGCGTGCTCAACCGTACCAGTATGTTGTAACCACCCTAAACGCtaggttaataaataataaaataccttggCTAAGGCTGCAACTGGTTTTGTAGTGGTCTCCACGTAGAATGTGGGCAGCGAAACCTGCAGCTCCTCCTCGCGCAAGCTGTCCTGGATGTCTTCGAGCGGCGCCGCGGGCAGATCAGCCGTCAGCCGCGTCAGACCGTCGCGGGTGCGAGGCAACACGATCAGCAAGGAGTAGCGACCGCCCTAGAAGGTGAATTAATAACTTAGTTTGTTGACTAGAGATCAAATGTAACGATTtctatttgttattattttataaacacaTACTCTGAATAATAGATTTACTGGTTTACACCTACTTTGTATTCTCTCTAATTAATTCTAAAGTAAATTGCAAAAAAAGAACATCAAATCACCATTAGATATTAAAGAATCTTAACTTAACACCACACTCACATCGTAAGGCAGTTCAATAGCTGAACTGTCAAGACCAGGAAGAGAGCCAGTCTTGAAGATGCCCTTCGTACACATCATCTGCACTTGCTTTTTCTCACTGTTGGACGTGTAGAACATAGCTGGCTCGACCTTTAGGAAAGGTTGTTTCCACGCGCCGCGGAAATACATCCCGTTGAAGATAAGCATCAGAGAGTTTGATGGCGAAGCTGGAATGAATAAAGGCACTATTTTATCTAAAAGTAATTTAacgtgtcaaaaatattttattgagatTATGCATGCTTTTATGTTtctatatacagtgtgtatttttgatataaccgcaaacgtAAACTAGACCTAGGTTTTAGTTTTAATGCTTTAAAACGATTTtggaagatttttttaatttattcttagcagagcataatttattttattttattttttcagctagcaatgtatttcgtacatcataggcacttgtgacagttgtgacgtcgcgtcattaaatgctaCGTTTTGAGTAAAAACCTAATGTATTAATTCACATAAAATCGTGCATATATCAGTTTTGATAAGCGCAACGTCGGTTTGCGAACACATTGCTactttttttccaaatttgaaatttttctactttttacttAATAGTACACTATGATGCTAagatggtcattacacacgaggcgatattgtgcgcgcgagctgtaagcgaacgcgcaataagaaagccgacgcgggtaatgaccaatgcacacgagTTTCATACGATGTtcttcaacacacttgcgaggaaaaaacaaaacttataaattgttttttttttttgtcaaagcagtaaaagtacaattttcaaaatgttggcttacagttttaatatcgaataattgcaccaaagcgtgctgggcttgtaggcattTATTGGCCAGTtaattgaagtaagctaccaacacgttttccgaATAAAACTGGGCGTTTTTACTGATTTTCCatttaataaaagtttcatatgccgccaattatttttcacccgatttttaTGGTAataggctatcgttctcggctcttgcctgtATTAGTATTACTAGCAGCGTCAAtattatgtgttcttcattttcaatacttgaaaatgtcattttcgtcaatatatgtataaattaaaaacatgcaaaactattccaattttatgaaaaataccgAAAATGGCTGgcccgttattttttttttacagcacatatggcgctactttaccgcactagtgcgataattaacacattacgtaactatgtcgaaaatttaaaaggccatatgtactgtgaaacgttgtacgatacatgtgcgaataggtaattcgcaactcgtgtcgatttaaaacgctCTTTTCGTTTTagtttatcgccacttgtttcgaatttcctaatattcgcacttgtatcgtaatgtactattgcgcacgattccaatgcgcgcgcaaggcagaGGCACAAACGAAATCGATAAACAGCTAATTAAAAAATTTTAAATAAGCTTTCGTATTTCTATTAGACGGATGGAGATCACATCGATAAAATGttgtgtttattcattaatgtaatttatgggataatttaatctataaattatgtttggtgtgataaaacctctttgaacgaACATTTGAAACTTAATAagtagttggttaaaaaaaatgtaatactcgaccaaattaagaaggctccgtttccttgcatattattagcaatcagttaccttcttaactcagtcggataatataatgaaaaagaacgagtgttataatatactgaaaaagcacgcgtgtttaatatctaggattatgagccaaaaaatTGGTGGAatgaaaacgtcgttttgagcaagtgtgttgaaaaatatattatgtacctaattaaaatccTTAGACACCAATGTGCATCATTaatggtgtattcccatttgtgaCCGTCTCGGTTTATATACAAATGTCGATTTTGATTTGATAGTTGCTATATTGAACAGTTAAAATtccaatttttgaaataaaaatcatataatgTAATTAATGTACCTACTTGTCGCTTGACGCGGTTCGTAGGGAAATGAATCCTTTCCATCTATGCCCAGCGGGGACATAGATGGGAAGACACCAGCATTAGTGACTCGAaactttaatattgttttcttaAACAGAACCCCATATTTTGTATCGAGTTATTCGAGTAAAATTCGATTATCGATCTAAATTATGAAGACGGGtttgtcaaataaataatattaacaatGTCTGGGTAAAACTACTTACTTTTTTCCGATTTCTTTCCGACAGTATTAACCGATATACTTGACGCAATATCGGATTTTTCCTGCAAAACGTGGTGGTGGCTTCTCGCATGATTTCTAGCCTCGACAGCAACCATagtctcttcttcttctccgGAATCGTCCTTTTTGGGGtaagtttttacaagctttatcTTTTCTTTAATATTCTTCGCGGGTTTGTACTCAATTTGAGATATGTCTACTTTTTCAGGTTTATCTTCTACAGCAAAGGAAATAAACTTCTCACCAGATTCTTTAGGTGGAACAAGGTCTACAATTTCTTCATTCTTGTTACTTTCTGCAGCTTTCTTGTCGGAAATTTCAAttgtttcatcatcatcattagaTTCACCGGGCTTAAAGTGGTCTACGTCATTATACCTTTCTACGGATCTAACATCTGTAAGGTAATAATCTTCTAAGATTTTCTTGTAGTCATCGTTGATTGTGTAATTTTTATAGATGTAGAAATAATTCTTTAATTCAGGTTGGTTGTATTTGTACTCGTGTGTATTCTTCAGTCTTTCCATGATGTATCgatatgtttttctaataaggTTCGGATTCTCTGGGAGGTGGAGGGCAGATACGAGTTGTTCCCTCGTCTGACCCGTCGCGCCTTCGGCAAGTATGGCGAGGATAGCAGAGTAACCAAGTGGTGAGAATGCAATATTCTTATTATCGTCGATGTAACCCTGAAATTATAAGAGGTTATTATATGTACAAACAATTTAAAGAACAAGCGTATACCTGGTGTTTAGCTAGCCATACACTTAAAAGATCCAAAGCTAAAAGTTGccaaaaaaatgtctacaactATGACAATAAACAAGTTGAATCTTAATACGCCTTTAACTCATAATATACCCGTACACAATCATAAcgattgattattaaataacaaattcagGTTCACTATCAGTAACTATTGATTCGGGATAAGACCAGAGGGTCTACCGCTAACCGCTTCGTTCTTTCGTTCATCTATTGGCATCTCtattgctcgaatatgcaagattGATAGAGACGCAAATAGAAGGACGAATGAAcgaagtggttcgcggtagtcCCTCAGGTATATTTCTCTTTGCGACGAAGGAATTTATCGGAACAGCCGACgttttataaacaatatattGCTAAGGAGATTGAAAATATGCTTTACCTGAAAGATGGCAGTGGATAGTTGGTTGGTGGCTTCCCCGACGAAACCTGTGGTCTTGGGCGGGGCTCGGCCGCGCCGCACCCACCGCGCGCTGCTCAGACCCACCGCGAGGCATAGCACTGTAAATAACAACAAGTGTGACGTTTCAACTAGGGCTGGACATGACTGAAAAATTCTGATGCGTAAGTTAAAATATACTAAACTACCTACGTAAATGTGATCATAGAGCTAGATAAGATGCtcataatatatgtagtttttaAGATGCCAACCAATCAGTCCTTCATAACTCGCTTGTTCTTCTCGCACTTCACAACGCTTTCTACTAACCTATGTTATAAAATCATTGCTTATATTTTGCTTATATGCACACAAGACGTTTACTTTCGTCCTCAGAAGTGTTAAcgttttttaaatctttgtatGACCCAAATATGGTTTACCAGTTTGTTCTGGTTGTACTAAATATGCCAGCCCTAGCTGTAAATACCGCTCAAAAGTCGTGCGACGATCGCAGATAAATACGCTACGGTAATAGCGAACTGGAGCATGATATCTATAGTTAACTTAGAATCCCTCACAGTCAAACTAAATGAAAGTCTGCCATTCTTTGGACAGTTTAAACTAGAATTATAGAGATTATTATAAATGTACCTATAAATTAACAGATTTGAGCAACACTGGCTCCCGTGCAAAAGAAAAGAATCTCACAGACATGGtaacttgttttttgtttgcCCATTTAAATCAAAACGACAACGAATTCCccgtttattattttcataaaatggCGCGCTCGTAAATCGCAAAACTATAATACCAGTTGGCATTTACAAGTTCACTAATAGCTAGtttgatattttaataacaCACTTTACATTATAACATAATCTACGGTTTGGGCTCTTAGTAGATTCGTAAAACACCGTTTGTGATTTATATTTGAGATTGAGCGGTTTATGTTATCTTTTCAAAGCAAATTTgcaacaaaattttattaaaataaacgcaCAATACAGGTTCCTTTTTGAGCGcaccaaaaattttaaattattttaacggAGATATATTAAACCAGCTCTCTTCTGCAATTTGTTATGAagaattaaaaattaatctCCTATTCGCAGTATATTAACCCTACTAAATCCGCCTGATGTCAAAGTGTCTATAAATCTTTGTCTATATACACCTCCCAGAAAACAAGTTTATTAGAGAATTTAATCTCGGCAAATGCCGTTCTATATTCTCAGGTTAACCAATTAGCACATCGTCCGCTAAACCGACACAACACGGCAATAAAGAATTAACGACATCTCGATATAACTGTATCGATCGCGTTGTCGATAGGTACTGGGTCGAGCTAGCGGTACCGATGCGAATGGTGCGGTGCAGCTGCATCGCTTCTTTAAcctcaaaaatataaaacaataggTCACCAAAACACTCAAATAACTAGCACAGCCTCTGTATGTTTTTCATTAAAACTTAGGTATTCAATTTCTAGCCAGGACTTTGTGATATGAATTTtctcatacaattttgacatttttgacattgaGACAGTTTCCCAAATATACTCCTACAACtgctacatacctatattaaatgtaataataatgtatataattgTGGATATTCATAAAAAGTGCTCGTTAcctattcaataaaaaaatatgagcacacaaatagtacaaaaatatctataccaAAAGGTAGAcgcaaatagtattttatacaatcgtgatataatagagagcttttcagtcgagcaccgtgttgctgagttgcctaagtaaggtacgagatttaaaagcttgattatatcactatttatacatactttttctacgagtcatctaaaatatactttttttactataaaacctacatacttatgtaattaatgaaaattgataaGTATCTCACTAGactagtacaaaagacataaacgcgcgttgAATGAATATGCTCATGAAATAGTTTCCCATTTGTCTTTTCTATTAGTCTTTTCGagtaaaaagatttaattttattcgtacAGATCGGTTTGCAGGTACAATAAACCTTTTAAGGTGTGAATTTTGTATCACTTAAACGGCCCATTTCTCGGTGTCATCCAAGCCAATTCCATTTCATAGTAATATCGTGAATAAGAAGCATCTTTTAAAAAGCACTGACTGCAGGTAATCCTCTCCCGACCTACACCAACCCAGTACACTAACAATCGAACAAAGCATTAGAAAGCAATACGAAGTTTAATAGCCCACGAGATTGCAGCGGCAACCAGGCACGCACCAGTCACGCTTGCTCAGAGCAACGGTTCATGGATAAGGTATTATGCATGTACTTATCTTAAGCAAGGGAGAGAAAATAATAAGCCATTATCCTAGTAAACTTCGTCGcgaaaaacagaaaaaataaatattgaaatttccACTTTGTcttgtaaaattagtaaaaaaaaatgttgcataGCTATCTCGTTTCACCTTTAAAATACTAAGTACTAGAAGTAGGAAAGGCAGGGTTTAGTAAAGCACAAGCGCAGGCGGTGAACGCACTTTGCTGACCCTGCGCTATTGTACTCTCACAGATGCAACGGTACCGACAGACCAACAAGTACCGCTTTCTTCACTTAATAACTTGACTACTACAATATATGTACTCGTGGTTGGTGGTTATGTTATTATACGTATTTAATGTTTTgatccataaaataaatatataaaaaaaagtataaaaaggtTCAACGTATTCCTTTAAGAAAAAGACTTAAAATTTTGTTACTAGCTAAAACTACGGTTTTACCAAATAAcggtttttttctatgaaatttcatttcggcAGAagacggtttccactaactaaatctcaacaaatcactttgattttgatgtcggtcGCTTCAACATAAAATAtcctaggtttataggtttcgctttttttttaaatataaatctagtttttcattgtgtccaTTGCTAAGAAAatctgtcgcgagtttaacattttttccccatcacaattagtgcacagcgccgctaaagaacttttcacttcaaaaattccCGTGTGTATTTTAAAATGTCCTGCAGACCGTACGCGCGATCGAGCGCATACCGCCTGAGAAAGCAATCTCGCGGTCTAGTACGAGTGCTTGCCACCCGCAAGAGCTATCACTCTACGGAACCGTGCCACCGGCCCGTACCGTACCGCGGGGAGGACAAAATAAACTCTGCTCTTAGTTACTATTTTTGCTGTAGTTATGTTTGTAAATGAGTGAGTTTAGTAATCGTTTTATCTCaatttattgatataaataataatttgttttctttAGTACTTGAACTTGCGTTTGctactattttttttaggggACTTTACAGCTGTgttaaaaacacttttgaatgcTGTAGTACCCAAGTAGTGAGGATTTAATACAACCAGCTGTCATAAAATATGTAGATAACATAAGAAAGTGAAATAGATAGTGGATAGTAAAACGTGAGAAAGTAAGAAAACTTTGTGAGCATTTTcacttaggtatattatatgtttCTACACGAACATTAATACTggttatattataatgaaaccACGTATTACACTTTAACGATATCCTGTGCAATGCCACGAGGTGCATAAGGGATGTAAGAAACCACTTTCAAATTCAAATCAAGTACAACTTAGTATCGTCTGACGTACATAGGTAGGTAGGcaaggtaggtacttacttaccgTACAATCTAATACATAAATGTATAGTTATGATATAACTGAAAGTTACGTCTAATTATAACAAATGTGtcataactttaataataatagtacattattatagAAGAGGGGAAAGTAAGGGTtacaggccaagtagatatagatggCCGAGCGTAGCGAAGTCGCGGTCGGCAACCCcatttctcgccgagatttgtatagttcttttctcaaacttgcaa
The nucleotide sequence above comes from Cydia pomonella isolate Wapato2018A chromosome 2, ilCydPomo1, whole genome shotgun sequence. Encoded proteins:
- the LOC133533858 gene encoding uncharacterized protein LOC133533858, which produces MDKENAKAKTRIPIPLAPLPPLPNRLLKKLSERPPLNTLAGPNGLNDHVSSLNLLCVAGPSNSQNKSVLNRPKSPFQIDTKFVTVRRGCEDFNSVAYQDDKRRISEPSVITISSDEENDTNEKDKDGLANKKQLSASTPGLNKLVPARVKNIKRSLKRPHSRELQGLTPLENQARVDGRAKRRLNFNQTVRERMQSPDLLQKSYMASMEREYTAEILLYLLQVETKAVALPRVKSETRACVINWLMKINGIDGNPATIQTAAWYLDTVLTTGNVTLENMQLVGAAAYWIASKHHGPPIPASKLVKYANHAFTQEKLLEAEKAILVRLKFPRQPVVPQDYLCYFAWWCNKERPGEIEVASTFLCLCGMMVYKSLCPEYPSVVAAASIRNALLLLKKKELMPRLQRCPAFVAVEKKAGNISHTCAILRNAVRVVAAKNYSYKFILEQYGMPPKYIAQTLVDAANELAVMDTRITAAIF
- the LOC133533850 gene encoding antitrypsin-like, coding for MRILFVLCLAVGLSSARWVRRGRAPPKTTGFVGEATNQLSTAIFQGYIDDNKNIAFSPLGYSAILAILAEGATGQTREQLVSALHLPENPNLIRKTYRYIMERLKNTHEYKYNQPELKNYFYIYKNYTINDDYKKILEDYYLTDVRSVERYNDVDHFKPGESNDDDETIEISDKKAAESNKNEEIVDLVPPKESGEKFISFAVEDKPEKVDISQIEYKPAKNIKEKIKLVKTYPKKDDSGEEEETMVAVEARNHARSHHHVLQEKSDIASSISVNTVGKKSEKTSPSNSLMLIFNGMYFRGAWKQPFLKVEPAMFYTSNSEKKQVQMMCTKGIFKTGSLPGLDSSAIELPYDGGRYSLLIVLPRTRDGLTRLTADLPAAPLEDIQDSLREEELQVSLPTFYVETTTKPVAALAKFGVSSIFSRDAELSGVSSAEGLFVQELVQHVAVRVDNADTSASQLSAINAVQESLKNIPLSSIKEPRRFSVDRPFMFFIIDRLDNLVVIAGKVIDPEAPTPFEI